A DNA window from Deltaproteobacteria bacterium contains the following coding sequences:
- the gcvH gene encoding glycine cleavage system protein GcvH yields the protein MASYPKDLKYSKEHEWVKVDGNVATIGVTDYAQDQLGDIVMVELPAERALVVKDEAFGVLESVKSVSDIFAPVSGKVSEANDPLTDSPGIVNEDCYGEGWLIKVEISDPADVETLMTAEQYEKFLGDQA from the coding sequence ATGGCTTCTTATCCGAAAGATCTCAAATACTCGAAAGAGCACGAATGGGTGAAGGTCGACGGAAACGTGGCGACAATCGGCGTGACCGACTATGCGCAGGATCAGTTGGGGGATATCGTGATGGTGGAGCTCCCCGCCGAAAGGGCCTTGGTGGTGAAAGACGAAGCCTTCGGTGTTCTGGAATCGGTGAAATCGGTGAGTGATATTTTTGCGCCGGTCTCCGGCAAAGTAAGCGAAGCCAACGATCCGCTCACCGACAGCCCCGGCATTGTCAACGAGGACTGCTATGGCGAAGGGTGGCTCATCAAGGTGGAAATCTCCGACCCTGCTGATGTTGAAACCCTCATGACCGCCGAGCAGTACGAGAAATTTTTGGGCGATCAGGCCTAG
- a CDS encoding type II toxin-antitoxin system MqsA family antitoxin codes for MWRKKRLVGCRNGQKCHFCGNKNFRQDKVEYIYKKKGQFLIVHDVPCEVCEYCGEQYFKAPTLSKIEEEFQDIYFSGKKVKKELTVPVEEFADL; via the coding sequence ATGTGGAGAAAGAAAAGATTGGTTGGTTGTCGTAACGGTCAGAAATGTCATTTTTGCGGGAATAAAAATTTCAGACAAGACAAGGTGGAATATATTTATAAAAAAAAGGGGCAGTTTCTTATTGTTCATGACGTTCCTTGTGAAGTCTGCGAATATTGTGGAGAACAGTATTTTAAAGCGCCGACATTAAGCAAAATCGAGGAAGAATTTCAGGACATCTATTTTTCAGGAAAGAAAGTAAAAAAAGAGCTTACGGTGCCGGTGGAAGAATTCGCGGATCTCTGA
- a CDS encoding cobalamin-binding protein, giving the protein MQRVISLLASTTEIVCALRCEDRLVGRSHECDFPPSVTHLPVCSQPNIKTEASGREIDRQVKTLLEQALSIYRVDPDKLRELKPDLILTQTQCEVCAVTPKDLEEALAQWVGSRPRIVATEPNSLLDVWTDIGRVAEALGVPEEGRRLVEKLKQRIAAIEKKAGRLQNKPTVACLEWIDPLMAAGNWMPELVLKAGGINLFGKAGKHSPWMSWEELRQKDPEVIVTLPCGWDIERTRKEMPVLMTKPEWLKLRAVRKGRVYLADGNQYFNRPGPRLVESLEILAEILHRDLFVFGHQNHGWQSL; this is encoded by the coding sequence ATGCAGAGAGTCATTTCACTTCTTGCCAGCACGACAGAGATTGTTTGCGCTCTCCGGTGCGAGGATCGCCTCGTTGGGCGGTCGCACGAATGCGATTTTCCCCCCTCGGTTACGCACTTGCCCGTTTGTAGCCAGCCCAACATCAAAACGGAGGCCTCCGGTCGAGAAATTGACCGCCAGGTGAAGACTCTCCTGGAGCAGGCGCTTTCGATCTACCGTGTCGATCCGGACAAACTGAGAGAGCTGAAGCCCGATCTGATCCTCACGCAGACCCAATGCGAAGTTTGCGCCGTCACACCGAAAGACCTGGAGGAAGCCCTCGCCCAGTGGGTGGGATCGCGCCCTCGGATTGTTGCGACCGAGCCGAATTCACTTCTGGATGTGTGGACAGACATTGGTCGCGTCGCGGAAGCGCTCGGCGTCCCCGAGGAAGGACGGCGGCTGGTCGAAAAACTTAAACAACGGATCGCCGCGATTGAAAAGAAAGCTGGTCGTTTGCAAAACAAGCCCACAGTGGCTTGCCTGGAATGGATCGATCCGCTGATGGCCGCAGGAAATTGGATGCCGGAACTGGTTCTAAAGGCTGGCGGGATCAACCTTTTCGGTAAAGCGGGCAAGCACTCTCCCTGGATGAGCTGGGAGGAGCTCCGGCAGAAGGATCCGGAAGTGATTGTGACACTGCCGTGTGGATGGGACATCGAACGGACCCGTAAAGAAATGCCGGTGCTGATGACAAAGCCGGAATGGCTTAAGCTGCGGGCCGTCCGCAAGGGTCGCGTCTATCTTGCCGACGGCAATCAGTATTTCAATCGTCCCGGTCCCCGATTGGTGGAGTCGTTGGAAATCTTAGCCGAGATCCTCCATCGGGACCTCTTTGTTTTCGGACACCAAAACCATGGCTGGCAGTCACTATAG